In Streptomyces sp. NBC_00483, a single window of DNA contains:
- the qcrA gene encoding cytochrome bc1 complex Rieske iron-sulfur subunit, whose protein sequence is MSSQDIPEENLPTEQDAEEHGSVAVKDEPFTDPGLPPHEHRIQDLDERAAKRSERVVAFLFMVSMLATVGFIASYVTIDVDTSIYVFPIGHISALNFALGLTLGVALFCIGAGAVHWARTLMSDEEVIQERHPIEAEPEVKAKVLQDFADGARESQFGRRKLIRNTLFGALALVPLSGVVLLRDLGPLPEKKLRTTSWKKGLTLVNMNTNEPLRPSDIAVGSLTFAKPEGLEEHDEEFQKKIAKDALMLVRIQPENIKDKQELEWSHEGIVAYSKICTHVGCPISLYEQQTHHALCPCHQSTFDLSDGARVIFGPAGHALPQLRIGVNEEGHLEALSEFAEPVGPAFWERG, encoded by the coding sequence ATGAGTAGCCAAGACATTCCAGAAGAGAACCTGCCCACTGAGCAGGACGCCGAGGAGCACGGCTCGGTCGCGGTGAAGGACGAGCCCTTCACCGACCCGGGTCTGCCGCCCCACGAGCACCGGATCCAGGACCTCGACGAGCGGGCCGCCAAGCGGTCCGAGCGCGTCGTTGCCTTCCTGTTCATGGTGTCGATGCTGGCCACGGTCGGCTTCATCGCCTCGTACGTCACCATCGACGTCGACACGAGCATCTACGTCTTCCCGATCGGGCACATCAGCGCGCTCAACTTCGCGCTCGGCCTGACCCTGGGCGTGGCCCTGTTCTGCATCGGCGCGGGCGCGGTCCACTGGGCCCGCACCCTGATGTCCGACGAAGAGGTCATCCAGGAGCGGCACCCGATCGAGGCGGAGCCCGAGGTCAAGGCGAAGGTCCTGCAGGACTTCGCCGACGGCGCCCGCGAGTCGCAGTTCGGCCGGCGCAAGCTGATCCGCAACACCCTGTTCGGCGCGCTCGCGCTGGTGCCCCTTTCCGGTGTGGTCCTGCTTCGTGACCTCGGGCCGCTGCCCGAGAAGAAGCTGCGCACCACGTCGTGGAAGAAGGGCCTGACCCTCGTCAACATGAACACGAACGAGCCGCTGCGTCCTTCGGACATCGCGGTCGGCTCGCTCACCTTCGCCAAGCCCGAGGGCCTGGAGGAGCACGACGAGGAATTCCAGAAGAAGATCGCCAAGGACGCCCTGATGCTCGTCCGCATCCAGCCGGAGAACATCAAGGACAAGCAGGAACTCGAGTGGTCCCACGAGGGCATCGTGGCCTACTCGAAGATCTGCACCCACGTCGGTTGCCCGATCTCGCTGTACGAGCAGCAGACGCACCACGCGCTGTGCCCGTGCCACCAGTCCACCTTCGACCTCTCCGACGGCGCCCGGGTGATCTTCGGTCCTGCCGGTCACGCGCTGCCGCAGCTGCGCATCGGCGTCAACGAAGAGGGTCACCTCGAGGCGCTGAGCGAATTCGCTGAGCCCGTCGGTCCTGCCTTCTGGGAGCGCGGATGA
- a CDS encoding aminotransferase class V-fold PLP-dependent enzyme yields MSVSVDAAACTQTIAPLQVLGRDVTVPLVHGGEVTYAALDYAASAPALQRVWDDVAAYAPYYGSVHRGAGYLSQLSTDLFENSRVAVAEFLGCREDDQVVFTRSTTDSLNLLAAALPAGCEVFVFETEHHASLLPWRDARVTYLNAPRTPGEAVATLERALADRDPYGPALVCVTGASNVTGELWPVRELAAAAHAHGARIVLDAAQLAPHHPVSVQDLDVDWVAFSGHKLYAPFGSGVLAGRSDWLTEAEPYLAGGGASKKVARRTDGGVDVEWHATAARHEAGSPNVIGVYSIASACKALTEAGFDNLVAREQYLIRKVQEGLAEVPEVKVLSLFGDDAPRVGVLSFVVDGWNSSHFAAALSAEYGIGVRDGLFCAHPLVRTLLGSDPQQQGECGAPEAAPGEKSLNAIRVSFGAGTPDEHVERFVAAVKELVQDGARWNYRTEDGRCVPDTASA; encoded by the coding sequence ATGTCTGTTTCCGTCGACGCCGCCGCCTGTACTCAGACCATCGCCCCGCTTCAGGTCCTCGGCCGGGACGTCACCGTGCCGCTCGTCCACGGCGGCGAGGTCACGTACGCCGCCCTCGACTACGCCGCCAGCGCGCCCGCCCTCCAGCGGGTCTGGGACGACGTCGCCGCCTACGCGCCGTACTACGGGAGCGTGCACCGCGGCGCCGGGTACCTGTCGCAGCTGTCGACGGACCTGTTCGAGAACTCCCGGGTCGCCGTCGCCGAGTTCCTCGGCTGCCGCGAGGACGACCAGGTCGTCTTCACCCGGTCCACCACCGACTCGCTCAACCTGCTCGCCGCCGCGCTGCCCGCCGGCTGCGAGGTGTTCGTCTTCGAGACCGAGCACCACGCGTCGCTGCTGCCGTGGCGCGACGCCCGCGTGACGTACCTGAACGCGCCGCGCACCCCCGGCGAGGCCGTCGCCACCCTGGAGCGCGCCCTCGCCGACCGCGACCCCTACGGTCCGGCCCTCGTCTGCGTCACCGGTGCCTCCAACGTCACCGGTGAGCTCTGGCCGGTGCGCGAGCTCGCGGCGGCCGCTCACGCGCACGGTGCCCGCATCGTGCTCGACGCCGCGCAGCTCGCGCCCCACCACCCGGTCTCCGTCCAGGACCTGGACGTCGACTGGGTCGCCTTCTCCGGGCACAAGCTGTACGCCCCGTTCGGCTCGGGTGTGCTCGCCGGCCGCTCCGACTGGCTGACGGAGGCCGAGCCGTACCTCGCCGGTGGTGGCGCGTCCAAGAAGGTCGCGCGCCGCACGGACGGTGGCGTGGACGTCGAGTGGCACGCCACCGCCGCCCGCCACGAGGCCGGTTCGCCGAACGTCATCGGTGTGTACTCCATCGCCTCCGCCTGCAAGGCGCTCACCGAGGCCGGGTTCGACAACCTCGTCGCCCGCGAGCAATACCTGATCCGCAAGGTCCAGGAGGGCCTCGCCGAGGTGCCCGAGGTGAAGGTGCTGTCCCTGTTCGGGGACGATGCGCCGCGCGTGGGCGTGCTGTCCTTCGTCGTCGACGGCTGGAACTCCTCGCACTTTGCCGCCGCGCTCTCCGCCGAGTACGGGATCGGGGTCCGTGACGGCCTGTTCTGCGCCCACCCGCTGGTGCGCACGCTGCTCGGCTCCGACCCGCAGCAGCAGGGCGAGTGCGGCGCCCCGGAGGCCGCGCCGGGCGAGAAGTCGCTCAACGCCATCCGCGTCAGCTTCGGCGCCGGCACGCCGGACGAGCACGTGGAGCGTTTCGTGGCCGCCGTGAAGGAGCTCGTCCAGGACGGCGCGCGGTGGAACTACCGCACCGAGGACGGGCGTTGCGTGCCGGACACGGCGAGCGCCTGA
- a CDS encoding C40 family peptidase: MGSHRRISHSRHSGLDRSTRATVLGVAAASAAAALGAAPAGAAPQDRPAAGKAAVDRLYEQAEEATEAFNRADERTDKLRKELADTQDQVARGQERINAMRRALGVVAGAQYRSGGMDPSLALMLSSDPDGYLDKAGTLDRIGARHAGELVELRGAQRNLDQRRAEARSELAELEAARKAVRQHKQTVEKKLAKARQLLNAMPSGERAAYDRASRGGARPDLAGAGPASSDRAAAALAAAKSALGKPYVWGSTGPSGFDCSGLMQWSYGQAGIGLPRTSQAQRYAGRQVPLSQAQPGDLVAYGSDAHHIGIYAGNGQVIHAPHPGAPVRYDPVGMMPVSSVTRV; the protein is encoded by the coding sequence GTGGGTTCTCATCGCCGTATCTCGCACTCTCGGCACTCGGGCCTCGACCGGAGTACGCGAGCGACCGTTCTGGGCGTGGCCGCGGCCTCCGCGGCAGCGGCCCTCGGCGCAGCACCCGCGGGCGCGGCGCCGCAGGACAGGCCCGCCGCAGGCAAGGCCGCGGTGGACCGCCTGTACGAGCAGGCCGAGGAGGCCACCGAGGCGTTCAACCGGGCCGACGAGCGCACGGACAAGCTCCGCAAGGAACTCGCCGACACCCAGGACCAGGTGGCCCGCGGGCAGGAGCGGATCAACGCGATGCGGCGCGCGCTCGGCGTGGTGGCCGGCGCCCAGTACCGGTCCGGCGGCATGGACCCCTCGCTCGCCCTGATGCTCTCCTCCGACCCGGACGGCTACCTCGACAAGGCCGGCACGCTCGACCGGATCGGCGCGCGGCACGCGGGCGAGCTGGTCGAACTGCGGGGCGCCCAGCGCAATCTGGACCAGCGCAGGGCCGAGGCGCGGTCCGAGCTCGCCGAGCTGGAGGCCGCCCGCAAGGCCGTCAGGCAGCACAAGCAGACCGTGGAGAAGAAGCTGGCCAAGGCGCGGCAACTGCTCAACGCGATGCCGAGCGGGGAGCGGGCCGCGTACGACCGGGCCTCGCGTGGCGGCGCCCGCCCCGATCTGGCCGGTGCGGGGCCCGCCTCCTCCGACCGCGCTGCCGCCGCGCTCGCCGCCGCCAAGTCGGCGCTCGGCAAGCCGTACGTCTGGGGCTCCACAGGGCCCTCCGGCTTCGACTGCTCGGGCCTGATGCAGTGGTCGTACGGGCAGGCGGGCATCGGTCTGCCGCGCACCTCGCAGGCGCAGCGGTACGCGGGCCGCCAGGTCCCGCTCTCCCAGGCGCAGCCCGGCGACCTCGTGGCGTACGGCTCCGACGCCCACCACATCGGCATCTACGCGGGCAACGGCCAGGTGATCCACGCGCCGCACCCGGGCGCCCCGGTGCGCTACGACCCGGTCGGCATGATGCCCGTCTCATCCGTGACCCGCGTCTGA
- the trpD gene encoding anthranilate phosphoribosyltransferase has protein sequence MSALNPAGGNTAAGRSWPAVLNGLLEGRDQSADDTAWAMDRIMRGEATDAQIAGFAVALRAKGETVQEITGLVRGMYEHANVIEVPGETVDIVGTGGDGAKTVNISTMSAIVIAGTGAKVVKHGNRAASSASGSSDVLEKLGVNLDLSPKRVPEVAEEAGITFCFAIKFHPALRYAGAARGQLGIRTVFNLLGPLTNPAKVKAQAVGVADARMAPIVAGVFAERGNSSLVFRGDDGLDELTTTGTSRVWVVRDGAVREESFDPRDVGIDIVPIEALRGGDPSYNAEVALRLLDGEQGPVRDAVLLNSAAALVAVRPGEGTLVEQIRAGMDRAAESIDSGAAKAALERWVAASNR, from the coding sequence ATGAGCGCTTTGAACCCCGCTGGAGGCAACACCGCGGCGGGCCGTTCCTGGCCCGCCGTCCTGAACGGCCTGCTCGAAGGCCGTGACCAGAGCGCCGACGACACCGCGTGGGCGATGGACCGGATCATGCGGGGCGAGGCGACCGACGCCCAGATCGCCGGGTTCGCGGTGGCGCTGCGCGCCAAGGGCGAGACCGTGCAGGAGATCACCGGTCTCGTACGCGGCATGTACGAGCACGCCAACGTGATCGAGGTGCCCGGCGAGACCGTCGACATCGTCGGCACCGGCGGCGACGGCGCCAAGACCGTCAACATCTCCACGATGTCGGCGATCGTCATCGCGGGCACCGGCGCCAAGGTCGTCAAGCACGGCAACCGTGCCGCCTCCTCCGCCTCGGGCTCCTCCGACGTACTGGAGAAGCTCGGCGTCAATCTCGACCTGTCGCCGAAGCGGGTGCCCGAGGTCGCCGAGGAAGCCGGCATCACGTTCTGCTTCGCCATAAAGTTCCACCCCGCGCTGCGCTACGCGGGCGCCGCGCGCGGCCAGCTCGGCATCCGCACGGTTTTCAACCTGCTGGGCCCGCTGACCAACCCGGCCAAGGTGAAGGCGCAGGCCGTCGGCGTGGCCGATGCCCGGATGGCGCCGATCGTGGCCGGGGTCTTCGCCGAGCGCGGCAACTCCTCCCTGGTGTTCCGCGGTGACGACGGGCTCGACGAGCTGACCACCACGGGAACGTCGCGCGTGTGGGTGGTGCGCGACGGCGCCGTGCGCGAGGAGTCCTTCGACCCGCGCGACGTCGGCATCGACATCGTGCCCATCGAGGCGCTGCGCGGCGGCGACCCCTCGTACAACGCGGAGGTCGCCCTGCGCCTCCTCGACGGCGAGCAGGGGCCGGTGCGCGACGCGGTGCTGCTGAACTCGGCGGCGGCCCTGGTGGCCGTGCGGCCCGGCGAGGGCACGCTCGTGGAGCAGATCCGGGCCGGCATGGACCGGGCGGCCGAGTCGATCGACTCCGGCGCGGCGAAGGCCGCCCTGGAGCGGTGGGTGGCGGCCAGCAACCGCTGA
- a CDS encoding C40 family peptidase, producing the protein MASHRRPKQPSRTRVTVLTATAAAAVALTSQAANAAPKPSKSEVKAKVDKLYEEAGLATDHYNGAKEKQKKLESEIGDLQDKVARGQDDLNELRSGLGTLAGQQYRSGGIDPSVQLFLSSDPDSYLDKASTLDSLSAQQLESLKKVQEKQRTLAQERAEASQKLKDLADTRTELGKKKDQVQGKLAEARKLLNTLTAEQRAKMAAEQERASRDSASRVDLGDALPASGRASAALSAAASQIGKPYVSGGSGPNSYDCSGLTQWAYNQAGVSITRTTYTQIGEGTEVARSQLKPGDLVFFNNTEHVGLYAGNGQVLHAPHPGASVRYESMDTVGPYQTARRI; encoded by the coding sequence GTGGCGTCCCACCGTCGACCCAAGCAGCCGAGCCGCACCCGCGTGACCGTGCTCACCGCGACCGCCGCCGCTGCCGTGGCCCTTACTTCTCAGGCCGCCAACGCCGCACCGAAGCCCAGCAAGAGTGAAGTCAAGGCCAAGGTCGACAAGCTCTACGAAGAGGCCGGTCTCGCGACCGACCACTACAACGGGGCCAAGGAGAAGCAGAAGAAGCTCGAGTCGGAGATCGGCGATCTCCAGGACAAGGTCGCCCGCGGCCAGGACGACCTCAACGAGCTGCGCTCCGGCCTCGGCACGCTCGCCGGGCAGCAGTACCGCTCCGGTGGCATCGACCCCTCGGTCCAGCTCTTCCTCTCCTCGGACCCGGACAGCTACCTCGACAAGGCCTCCACGCTCGACTCGCTCAGCGCCCAGCAGCTCGAGTCGCTCAAGAAGGTCCAGGAGAAGCAGCGCACGCTCGCCCAGGAGCGCGCAGAGGCCTCCCAGAAGCTCAAGGACCTCGCCGACACGCGCACCGAGCTCGGCAAGAAGAAGGACCAGGTCCAGGGCAAGCTCGCGGAGGCCCGCAAGCTGCTCAACACGCTGACCGCCGAGCAGCGGGCCAAGATGGCCGCCGAGCAGGAGCGCGCCAGCCGCGACTCCGCCAGCCGTGTCGACCTCGGCGACGCGCTGCCCGCCTCGGGCCGCGCCTCCGCCGCCCTGTCCGCGGCCGCCAGCCAGATCGGCAAGCCGTACGTCTCCGGCGGCTCGGGCCCCAACTCCTACGACTGCTCGGGCCTGACCCAGTGGGCGTACAACCAGGCCGGTGTCTCCATAACCCGGACCACGTACACGCAGATCGGTGAGGGCACCGAGGTGGCCAGGAGCCAGCTCAAGCCCGGTGACCTGGTCTTCTTCAACAACACCGAGCACGTGGGCCTGTACGCGGGCAACGGTCAGGTCCTGCACGCCCCGCACCCCGGTGCCAGCGTGCGCTACGAGTCGATGGACACGGTCGGTCCCTACCAGACCGCCCGCCGCATCTGA
- a CDS encoding NYN domain-containing protein, whose product MVESTGGEAGEGGAAEVLDRPLPEGVRRRVVQIASDGFGGLTVGELPAQLRQYARFTPTRRMKFAGNAMAAALESDPLFRQRIGERLRDAQPELAAALEASSPPPAADPLDVAAAAYVLRPVGWVKLVAAAGEDAERADAERADDETRAELERLRADLAEARAHTRTEAERLRSELDAAKREVASVERKLRAALSDVKRGEAAVRKAKVETDAVRAEGQAQVSAAESESRRLKSRLGEAESALESSRRAAREGRSIEDMRVRLLLDTVLDAAQGLRRELALPPVSSRPADSVDAVEPGRMTPKDIAARALHEHDPAILDQLLALPQAHLVVDGYNVTKTGYPTMPLEKQRLRLLGSLSQLAAQTGAEVTCVFDGAELAAPVLLAPPRGVRVLFSKPGVTADELIRQLVRAEPSGRPVIVVSTDREVADGIAKAGARPVASVVLLKRLSHG is encoded by the coding sequence ATGGTGGAGAGCACAGGCGGGGAGGCCGGGGAGGGCGGCGCCGCCGAGGTGCTCGACCGACCGCTGCCCGAAGGGGTACGACGACGGGTCGTGCAGATCGCGTCGGACGGCTTCGGCGGTCTGACGGTAGGTGAACTTCCGGCGCAATTGCGGCAGTATGCCCGGTTCACCCCGACCCGGCGGATGAAGTTCGCCGGCAACGCGATGGCCGCGGCCCTGGAGAGCGACCCGCTGTTCCGGCAGCGCATCGGGGAGCGCCTGCGGGACGCGCAGCCCGAGCTCGCGGCCGCCCTGGAGGCGAGCTCCCCGCCGCCCGCGGCCGATCCGCTCGACGTGGCGGCGGCCGCCTACGTGCTGCGGCCCGTCGGCTGGGTGAAGCTCGTCGCCGCCGCGGGCGAGGACGCGGAGCGGGCCGACGCCGAGCGCGCCGACGACGAGACCCGCGCCGAACTGGAGCGGCTGCGCGCTGATCTGGCCGAGGCCAGGGCCCACACCAGGACCGAGGCGGAGCGGCTCCGCTCGGAGCTCGACGCCGCCAAGCGCGAGGTCGCCTCCGTGGAGCGCAAGCTGCGGGCCGCTCTCAGTGACGTGAAGCGCGGCGAGGCCGCCGTGCGCAAGGCGAAGGTCGAGACCGACGCGGTGCGCGCCGAGGGGCAGGCCCAGGTGTCCGCCGCGGAGAGCGAGTCGCGCCGGCTCAAATCGCGGCTCGGCGAGGCGGAGTCGGCCCTCGAGTCCTCCCGCAGGGCTGCCCGCGAGGGCCGCAGCATCGAGGACATGCGGGTGCGGCTGCTGCTCGACACGGTCCTGGACGCGGCCCAGGGGCTGCGCAGGGAGCTCGCGTTGCCGCCGGTGTCCTCGCGGCCCGCCGACTCCGTGGACGCCGTCGAGCCGGGCCGGATGACGCCGAAGGACATCGCGGCGCGCGCCCTGCACGAGCACGACCCGGCGATCCTCGACCAGTTGCTGGCGCTTCCGCAGGCCCACCTCGTGGTCGACGGCTACAACGTCACGAAGACCGGGTATCCGACGATGCCCCTGGAGAAGCAGCGGCTGCGCCTGCTCGGTTCGCTCTCGCAGCTCGCGGCGCAGACCGGGGCCGAGGTGACCTGTGTCTTCGACGGGGCCGAACTCGCCGCGCCCGTACTGCTCGCGCCGCCGCGCGGGGTGCGGGTGCTGTTCTCCAAACCGGGGGTCACGGCGGACGAGCTGATCCGTCAGCTCGTGCGCGCCGAGCCGTCGGGCCGCCCCGTCATCGTCGTGTCGACCGACCGGGAGGTCGCGGACGGCATCGCGAAGGCGGGGGCACGCCCGGTCGCCTCCGTGGTGCTCCTGAAACGACTCTCGCACGGCTGA
- a CDS encoding rhomboid family intramembrane serine protease, giving the protein MIGNGRSAIDRLTAFLRGHPAPVTYSIIAVCCVVFVLSPASGLNPGYGTGDQLLAAQSAYFERWGVVPDELFDGSPAALLTPLTALFVHGSWLHLLGNMLFLYVFGAMVEEHMGRLSYALFYGVSGYVALLGYTLAHTDSDQSLVGASGAISAVLGAFLFLFPEARVTSLFPFLLFLPLRFPAWVVLPFWVSLQWVAAGQDSQGPGVAYLAHLVGFSVGFLYAWVRYRGRARVEATHATATEGDSQP; this is encoded by the coding sequence ATGATCGGCAATGGGCGCTCCGCGATCGACAGGCTGACCGCATTCCTCAGAGGTCACCCGGCTCCGGTCACGTACAGCATCATCGCGGTCTGCTGCGTGGTCTTCGTACTGTCCCCGGCCTCGGGTCTCAACCCCGGATACGGCACCGGGGACCAGCTGCTCGCCGCGCAGAGCGCCTACTTCGAGCGCTGGGGAGTGGTCCCCGACGAATTGTTCGACGGTTCACCAGCGGCCCTGCTCACCCCTCTCACGGCCTTGTTCGTGCACGGCAGTTGGCTGCACCTGCTGGGCAACATGCTCTTCCTCTACGTCTTCGGGGCAATGGTCGAGGAACACATGGGCCGCCTCTCGTACGCCCTGTTCTATGGGGTCAGCGGCTATGTGGCGCTGCTCGGGTACACGCTCGCGCACACCGATTCCGACCAGAGCCTGGTCGGCGCGTCGGGGGCGATCTCGGCGGTCCTCGGCGCGTTCCTCTTCTTGTTCCCCGAAGCCCGCGTGACGAGCCTGTTCCCCTTCCTCCTGTTTCTGCCGCTGCGGTTTCCGGCGTGGGTGGTGCTGCCGTTCTGGGTGTCGCTGCAGTGGGTGGCGGCGGGGCAGGACAGCCAGGGGCCGGGGGTGGCGTATCTGGCGCACCTCGTGGGGTTCTCCGTCGGGTTCCTCTACGCGTGGGTGAGGTACAGGGGGCGGGCTAGAGTTGAGGCGACCCATGCCACGGCCACCGAGGGAGACAGCCAGCCGTGA
- the qcrC gene encoding cytochrome bc1 complex diheme cytochrome c subunit → MKKLSARRRHPLAAVVVLLLALAATGGLYAAFAPADKAQADETAQSLAIDEGKKLFSVGCASCHGTGGQGTSDGPSLVGVGSAAVDFQVGTGRMPAQQPGAQVPKKKVIYSQAEIDQLAAYIASLGAGPVTPTAKDYSANGADIAKGGELFRTNCAQCHNFTGEGGALTHGKFAPSLEGVAPKHIYEAMQTGPQNMPSFPDTTMTKQNKKDIIAYLDAVNGDKTESPGGLKLGGLGPVSEGLFAWIFGLGGLIAVAIWVAARTAKAKKS, encoded by the coding sequence GTGAAAAAGCTCTCCGCACGACGACGCCATCCGCTGGCGGCGGTCGTCGTCCTACTCCTCGCGCTGGCGGCCACCGGGGGGCTGTACGCCGCGTTCGCACCCGCGGACAAGGCGCAGGCCGATGAAACCGCCCAGTCCCTCGCCATCGACGAGGGCAAGAAGCTCTTCTCCGTAGGCTGCGCCAGCTGCCACGGAACCGGCGGTCAGGGCACCTCCGACGGGCCGAGCCTCGTGGGTGTCGGCTCCGCCGCCGTCGACTTCCAGGTCGGTACCGGCCGTATGCCGGCCCAGCAGCCGGGCGCGCAGGTCCCGAAGAAGAAGGTCATCTACTCGCAGGCCGAGATCGACCAGCTCGCGGCGTACATCGCGTCGCTGGGTGCCGGTCCGGTCACGCCGACCGCCAAGGACTACAGCGCCAACGGCGCGGACATCGCCAAGGGTGGCGAGCTGTTCCGCACCAACTGCGCGCAGTGCCACAACTTCACTGGTGAGGGTGGCGCGCTGACACACGGCAAGTTCGCACCGAGCCTCGAGGGTGTCGCCCCGAAGCACATCTACGAGGCCATGCAGACCGGCCCGCAGAACATGCCGTCGTTCCCGGACACGACGATGACCAAGCAGAACAAGAAGGACATCATCGCGTACCTCGACGCGGTCAACGGTGACAAGACCGAGAGCCCTGGCGGACTCAAGCTGGGCGGGCTCGGCCCGGTCAGTGAGGGCCTGTTCGCCTGGATCTTCGGTCTTGGCGGTCTGATCGCCGTCGCCATCTGGGTTGCCGCTCGGACCGCAAAGGCCAAGAAGTCATGA
- the qcrB gene encoding cytochrome bc1 complex cytochrome b subunit: protein MSTTTTNDAPAREKAPAGERVADWADGRLGIYSLAKSNMRKIFPDHWSFMLGEICMYSFIIIILTGVYLTLFFHPSMNEVTYDGSYVPLQGQLMSEAFNSTMHISFDVRGGLLIRQIHHWAALIFLAGMFVHMMRVFFTGAFRKPREVNWVFGFLLFVLGMFTGFTGYSLPDDLLSGTGVRFMEGAILSVPIVGTYMSFFLFGGEFPGGDFVARFYSIHILLLPGIMLGLMAAHLILVFYHKHTQFAGAGKTNKNVVGMPLLPVYMAKAGGFFFLVFGVIAVIAAIATINPIWAIGPYRPDQVSTGAQPDWYMGFSEGLIRVMPGWEIDFWGHTLVLGVAIPLVVVFPLVLVAIAVYPFIESWVTGDKREHHILDRPRNAPTRTAFGVAWITWYMVLLIGGGNDLWATHFHLSINAITWFVRIAFFVGPVIAFIVTKRICLGLQRRDKDKVLHGRESGIIKRLPHGEFVEVHEPLDQEALHTLTAHEQYAPVELGPAVDENGVERKVTRLQKLRGKLSRGYYGENNQIPKPTAEEYKEITSGHGHH from the coding sequence ATGAGTACTACGACCACGAACGACGCGCCTGCGCGCGAGAAGGCTCCGGCCGGCGAGCGCGTAGCCGACTGGGCCGACGGACGTCTGGGGATCTACTCCCTGGCCAAGTCCAACATGCGCAAGATCTTTCCGGACCACTGGTCCTTCATGCTCGGCGAGATCTGCATGTACAGCTTCATCATCATCATCCTCACGGGTGTGTATCTGACGCTGTTCTTCCACCCGTCGATGAACGAGGTCACCTACGACGGCAGCTACGTCCCGCTCCAGGGGCAGCTGATGTCGGAGGCCTTCAACTCGACCATGCACATCTCCTTCGATGTGCGCGGTGGCCTGCTGATCCGGCAGATCCACCACTGGGCCGCGCTGATCTTCCTCGCGGGCATGTTCGTGCACATGATGCGCGTGTTCTTCACGGGTGCGTTCCGCAAGCCGCGTGAGGTCAACTGGGTCTTCGGCTTCCTGCTGTTCGTCCTGGGCATGTTCACCGGTTTCACCGGTTACTCGCTCCCGGACGACCTGCTCTCCGGCACCGGTGTCCGCTTCATGGAGGGCGCGATCCTGTCCGTGCCGATCGTCGGTACGTACATGTCGTTCTTCCTGTTCGGCGGAGAGTTCCCCGGCGGCGACTTCGTCGCGCGGTTCTACTCGATCCACATCCTGCTGTTGCCGGGCATCATGCTCGGCCTGATGGCGGCCCACCTGATCCTGGTCTTCTACCACAAGCACACGCAGTTCGCGGGTGCCGGAAAGACCAACAAGAACGTCGTGGGCATGCCGCTGCTGCCGGTCTACATGGCCAAGGCGGGTGGCTTCTTCTTCCTGGTCTTCGGCGTCATCGCGGTGATCGCCGCGATCGCCACGATCAACCCGATCTGGGCCATCGGACCGTACCGGCCCGACCAGGTGTCCACCGGTGCACAGCCCGACTGGTACATGGGCTTCTCCGAAGGCCTGATTCGAGTGATGCCGGGCTGGGAGATCGACTTCTGGGGTCATACGCTCGTCCTGGGCGTGGCCATCCCGCTGGTCGTGGTCTTCCCGCTGGTCCTGGTCGCGATCGCGGTCTACCCGTTCATCGAGTCCTGGGTCACCGGCGACAAGCGCGAGCACCACATCCTGGACCGCCCGCGCAACGCTCCGACGCGTACGGCCTTCGGTGTCGCGTGGATCACCTGGTACATGGTGCTGCTCATCGGTGGTGGTAACGACCTCTGGGCCACGCACTTCCACCTGTCGATCAATGCGATCACCTGGTTCGTCCGGATCGCGTTCTTCGTCGGACCGGTCATCGCCTTCATCGTCACCAAGCGGATCTGCCTCGGCCTCCAGCGCCGCGACAAGGACAAGGTGCTGCACGGACGCGAGTCCGGCATCATCAAGCGCCTGCCGCACGGTGAGTTCGTCGAGGTGCACGAGCCGCTCGACCAGGAGGCCCTGCACACGCTCACGGCGCACGAGCAGTACGCGCCGGTCGAGCTCGGCCCGGCGGTCGACGAGAACGGTGTCGAGCGCAAGGTCACGCGGCTGCAGAAGCTGCGTGGCAAGCTCTCGCGCGGTTACTACGGGGAGAACAACCAGATCCCGAAGCCGACCGCCGAGGAGTACAAGGAGATCACCAGCGGCCACGGCCACCACTGA
- a CDS encoding Lrp/AsnC family transcriptional regulator produces the protein MITAIVLIKTSVDRIPEIAESIAALDNVSEVFSVTGTYDLIAMVRVARHDDLADVIPGKISKIQGVEGTDTHVAFRTYSQHDLEAAFAIGLDA, from the coding sequence GTGATCACCGCGATCGTGCTCATCAAGACCAGCGTGGACCGGATCCCCGAGATCGCCGAGTCGATCGCGGCTCTGGACAACGTGAGCGAGGTCTTCTCCGTCACCGGCACCTACGACCTGATCGCCATGGTCCGGGTCGCCCGCCACGACGATCTGGCGGACGTCATCCCCGGGAAGATCAGCAAGATCCAGGGCGTCGAGGGCACGGACACGCACGTCGCGTTCCGTACGTACTCGCAGCACGACCTGGAGGCGGCGTTCGCGATCGGCCTCGACGCGTAG